From the genome of Bacteroidota bacterium:
GATTATTGAAAGAACTTTTTCTTGGTTTGAAAACCAACGAAGATTGAGTAAAGATTTTGAATATTTGCTTGAAACAAGTGAGGCAATGATTCATTTTGCAGCT
Proteins encoded in this window:
- a CDS encoding transposase codes for the protein IIERTFSWFENQRRLSKDFEYLLETSEAMIHFAAIKILLNKI